CCGCTGATCTTTACAGCAAGCGCGGTCTGGACGTGACGTCTGTGGCACAGGGCGCTCCGGCGCCCGAAACGGCCTTTGTGCTGGAGCGTTTTGGCCTCACCGCGCCGGAGGTTGTGGAGAACGTGGCCGGCAGGGAGCTGTATCTGGTGGACTTCTCCGACCTGGCGCAGTCGCCCGCAGGAATGGCCGATGCCACGGTCATGGGCATTGTGGATCATCACAAGCTGGGCGACATCACCACCTCCCTGCCCCTGGAAGCCTGGATCTGGCCGGTGGGATGCACCAATACGGTGCTGACCAATATGTATGATTTTTATGGTGTGGAAATCCCCCGGCCCATTGCCGGCGGCATGCTGTGCGCCATTCTTTCGGACACGGTCATGTTCAAGTCGCCCACCTGTACCGATGCGGACAAAAAGGCCGTGGAAAAGCTGGCCCGCATTGCCGGCGTGGATGATGTCATGGCCCTGGGCATGGAAATGTTCAGGGTCAAGAGCGCCGTGGACGGAGCCAGCATGAAGGACCTTGTTTTCCGTGATTTCAAGGACTTTGAGATGAATGGCAAGAAGGTGGGCATCGGTCAGCTGGAAGTGGTTGACCTTTCCCTGCTGGATGGCGTCAAGGACGGTCTGAAAAAGGAGATCGCACGGGTCAAGGCGGAAGGGCGGCACAGTGTTTTCCTTCTGCTTACCGATATCATGAAGGAAGGCTCCGAACTGCTGCTGGCATCCGATGATCCCTCTGTGGTGGAGAAGGCCTTTGGCGTCCCCGTTTCCGGGGACAGCGTGTGGCTGGATGGCGTCATGAGCCGGAAAAAGCAGGTGGTGCCCAATTTTGAAAAGGCGTTCAAGTAGCCTGCTCTCGTAGCCGGCAGGTGATGGGGGAGGCAGGCGGCGTCAGCCGGCTGCTTTCCCCGAAGGTCTTACGGCAGGTCCTGCTCAGGCAAAGGCCATCCACCAGCCGGCAAGGAGCAGCAGCAGGGCCAGCAGCGCACAGGCTGCCTGCGGTGGAAAGGGATTCCTGTCCCGCATGGTGTACCAGGCATTGCCCAGTCCCAGCAAAAAACCGGAGCCAAAGCCGCAGCAGTGGGCGAGGTAGTCCACGTTCTCCTCTCCCGTACCAATAAGGGCCATGATGGCCAGGCCTGCGGCCAGGGGAAGAAGGGCGCTCTTCTGGTGGTACAGGCATGCCTGGCCGCTGATCCCGCCCAGCGTGGCAAAGACAGCCGTGGAAAAGCCCAGGCTGCTGAAGGGGCCGGTACGCAGGGCGTAGGTGAGGGCATTGCCGGCCATGCCGCCCAGCACAGTCAGCAGCAGGGCGCGTCCCCAGCCAGCCGCCCGGGCGAGAACAGGAAGAAAGACAAGACTGAAAAGCACATTTCCCCACAGGTGGGGACTGTCCTGATGCAGGGTCAGGGCTGTGAGGCAGCGGTAATACTGCTGCTGCACGGCCAGCCGAACGCTGGAAAGGTCGCCCAGTTCTGTCCAGAGAGCAGGATCAGGCAGCAGGGAAGGGCAGGGCCACCAGCCCACACGCCATCCATGCCAGAGTATCAGCAGGAGGGGAGCCAGAGCTGTCCAGCCTGCGCAGGGATACAGCGGCGGGACAGGCGCGGAAGGGCGCCGTGCCCGTGTTTTGTCCTGGGCAAGCGCCAGCCATTCCTGGCGTGCCACCTGTTCGCAGAGAGGTGGCACATACAAGTGCTCGCGACCATACTCCCTGTCCAGGTAGTAGGGAATGCCGCAGGAACTGAGCAGTAGCTCCCATTCCTGTTTATGCCGGAAGGACAGGCCGGTTGGAGGGCTGATCCGTTGCCAGAAGGGGGGCAGCGCCCTGGGACGGCGCCTGATGTGTACAAAGCGTTTGCCGTGACGCGGCAGAACGAGGCAAAGACGTGGCGGACGGGCTGACATAAAAAAGCCCCGACAGCTGTGCCGGGGCCTCACTGACAGAAGAGCGGGTTGCCGCTAGGCCTTCTTGGCAGCCGCGGGCTTGTTCACCACGCCGGAACGGATGCAGCGGGTGCACACATTGAGGGTGCACACGGTGCCATCGGCAAACTGGTGACGCACGCGCTGCAGATTGGGATTGAAGCGGCGTTTGGTCTTGATGTTGGAATGGCTGACATAATTGCCGCCCTGAGGCGTCTTGCCGCAGAAAGCGCATACCTTGCTCATGATATCCTCCGTATATACAGAAAAAACTGTTTTTTTTTACGTCCATTGCGGCCAAGCTGTAGGCGTCCGGGCGTGACAACTTACGGCCTTGACCTTGCAGGGCGTCTATATACGCAAAGCATTGTGAAAAGGCAAGCCTTTTCCCTGAAGAAAATCATGTTTCCCGGGAAGGGGCGCCGTGGGCATCAGGAGGGACTTCCCAGCGGGCGAGAAAGCGGGACAGGGCATGCTGCGGATTGTCGGCAAAGCACTGGCACAGGATGCCTTCCGGGGTGGCGGCGTCCCGGCCGGGGGCTGCGGTTGGTGTTTCCCCGTCATCAGTATCAGAAAGGGGGCGCAGCGAAAGCGGGCAGCCGATGCCGAACGGGGGAAGGTGGCGCGTCCATTGCGGGCTGCGCGCTGCGAGCACGCGTCCGCAGTGCTGCTGGCAGGCCGGACACAGGGGCATGCCTGCTTCGCCACCGATGATGCGCACAGGCATATCCGGCTGTTTTTCCATGGCATCCATGACCACAAGCAGCTCATCCATCTGGTGAAAAAAGGCAGCCATGAAGGCATCGCACTGTTCCGGGGAAAGCCCCAGGTCTTCCATGAATACCCAGATGGCTTCGCCGGACAGGCGTCCGTACAGGGGGTGCCTGCCGCGGAGGTCTTTGTGACGCTGCGGAGAGAGAGGTGTTGTCATGCCTGTGCCTGTGGATGCCCTGCAAAAATTATGGACATGGTATGGAGTTGTCCGGCGGCAGAATACGCAAGCTGTGTGGTCTGTCAATCGCAGGGAAAATTGTCTGCGTGGATGATGTCGTATTTTTTCGAATACTTATTTTATATTGTCTTGTTTCATTAAACATCACAATGCAGTCGCTGGCTGAGGGGACGACAGGGGGCCAGAGGACGGCTGGTTATGCCATGTTGGTTCTGGCGGACGCCCGAGGATGCCTGCGGCTGGTCGATCTTGCCTTTTGGCGGCGCCACATGGCGTGTCGCCAGATGGACACCCAAAAATGGCGCTGTTTTACGCACAAAACGACCTGTGACATATACGAGCAGAGTTCTGCATCTTTTTGTCTCATAATGATAATTATGTAAACTTTTATAAAAAAATACTGATTTTTCCATAGGTTATGGAAAATGTCGTCGCAGCGATTCTGTCTGCTCACCGCGTCGGTGCGCCTCTCGCTTGACCCCACCGGGGAACTTGGGCAGAGTCAGGCCCTGATCATCATCCATCATTATCATATAAAAGGATGTTGCCATGGTTGCCAGTTTCCGCAAATCAGTCAGGCATGGGCGGCATGTGCCCCTGTCAGAAAAAAAGCCGGATGCCTGCTGCACGGATGCCGTCCCCCATCAGGATGGATTGCCGGACCTGCCAGAGGCAGTGTCGCAGTCACCGGTCCTCCTCCATGACAGCCCTACGGCATATCCTGGGGATGCCTTTTCCTCTCGCGGTGACAGCTATGCCAGACGGGGGCGCGTTCCGGCTGCGGAACGGCAGAACGGAACAGGACAGCATGGCTTCCGGCGAGCCGTTTCCGTCTCGCAAAAGCGCTCTGGTGCCCACGAGAAACATGGATACAAAACGGACGAAAAGCAGGCGCCCCCTGGGGAACCTGCCGGGCAATCCGCCAGGCTCCCGCTGGCTGACAAAAAATACGCAGAGCGCCGTGATGCCTCCCCTGCCCTTTTGTCCGGCAGAAAAGGCGTTCGCCACACTCCGGCAGCCAGGGAAAAGCGGGTGCATGCGGGGCTGGCGCCAAAGCTCCCGCTGGGGGCCGAGAGCGATCAATGGGCACGCATGGCCCAGCGGCGTCGTGAACAGCAGGTGCTGCGTCAGCAGCTCCGGGATGAGGGAAATGCGCAGGCGCCGGCTGCTTCATCGGCCATTCCAGCTCCGGAAGTCCGGCAGGAAACGGCCGTTGCCGGCAATTCCCGCAACTGGCGTGCCGGAGGGCGGGAAGAAGTGGCCGCCTGGCAGCGCTTCCCTTCCTCCGGGCATGCTCCGAATACAACAGCACCGGCGACGGATCAGCGTTTGAACAAGGCACTGGCCGAGGCCGGATATTGTTCACGCCGCCGGGCAGACATCCTGGTGTTCACTGGCCATGTGACCGTGAATGGCGAGCGCGAGGTACAGCCCAGCCGGCGCGTGGGGCCAGAAGACCATATTGCCGTGGACGGGCAGCCGATTCGCAGAGGACAGGCAAAATGCTATCTGCTGCTGCACAAGCCCGTACAGGTGGTGTGCACAGTATCAGACCCGCAGGGGCGTCCCACAGTGCTGGACTGTCTGCCACCGGAATACAGAGATGTCCGTCTGTTTCCTGTGGGGCGGCTGGATTATTTTTCCGAAGGGCTGCTGCTGTTGACCAACGACGGCGCCCTGTCGCAGCGCCTGATGCATCCCCGCTATCATTTGCCCAAGGTCTATGATGTGCTTGTGCGTGATGTGGTGCGTGAAAAGGCGTTGCAGGCCATGCGCGACGGTATGACCCTGGCCGAGGGAGAACATCTTCAGCCGGTGGACGTGACGGCACGGGCCACAGCCACGGGAAAAACCCGGTTGCGTATGGTGCTGCGGCAGGGGGTGAATCGGCAGATCCGGCGCATGTGCCGGGACCTGGGGCTGACCATCCTGCGTCTGCGGCGCGTTTCTCTTGGTCCCCTCCAGCTGGGCGACCTCCCTGCCGGTCAATGCCGTGCCCTGACGGCAAACGAGGTGGACGCCCTGCGCAGGGCCGCCGGTCTGGCATGAGGCTACGGGGCGTTGCGCTTTCGTAACGATAAATAGTCACTGTTTCAAAAATGAAATAACAACGGGCGCCGGCTGTTCGCACACAGCCGGCGCCCGTTTTGTGTTCTGTGGGAAGCCGGGTGCGTCTGTGTGCCCAGGCATGGGATTGCCCTGCTGGGTTTCGGTCCGCTAACGGTCCTGTAGCGGGAGAGATTGCCCGACATGTGCCGCGCCCTCTTCGTGCCCCCCTGTTTCCACACATGACCGCAGCATGGTTTTCGTGCTCCACGGAGCGGCAAGCCAGATGTCAGGCTATCACGTGGGGAATGCAGGACTGGAATTACTTTTCTTTGTTGAAATATATTGTTTCTATCATGTCTCGCTGTGCACATACACAAAATGAATATTCATAGCTGATTTTAAGCAACCAGGCCCCTGCTCCCTGTTTTCAGGAAGGAGACGAGGTGTGGGGAGCCTGGCAGGGCCTTCCGCATCTGCGCGAAGTTGTAGTGAAGGCTAATCATTGCCTTGAAGCATGCCCCCTGTATGCTCGACGAGAGACGCCATGCGCTGCGGAGTGCCAGGAGATGCCCTGCATGGCAGGCACGCCAAGCAACACTCGACTATCCTATTGAAAATGCTGCAAATTTATTTGTTTGAAATGGTCAAACAGTTGATGTATCTGGCAAATGCCATAAATGTGTGAAGAAATAGTACAGTAAGTGAAATGGCGATTGTTCGATTTTATAAAACACTAGCCCTGCTGATTTTTCGCAGATATACAGTGATTCTTTCCAACAATCAGGAGAACGTCTCCGCAGGCAGGTGTACTCCTTACGTGGTTGGCGAAGCCGTGCGCCGCCTGATCATGCAATGCCAGGTTTTCGGCGGTTAGTGTTTTTCGCCCGCTTACTGACAGCATGAAGGAAGGTCCGAACGGCTGCCGACGTCCGGTGATCCCTCTGCGGCTTGGGCATATCGTCAGCACATCTTTCAACTATGACTCAGTTATGCTTGTCATGAAGGGCATGACGAGCAGGCGGCAGCATGATAGGGGCAATGCTGCTCAACACGATTTCAACTTTCATAAGTAGAACATGTTTGGAATATGCTGCTTGTGGCTGAGGCACAGGACATCCTGCCGCCAGCGGAGAGCGATAGTCCTGCTGTGTGTATCCTCTCCGTCCTTTTTCAACAATGAGAATATGTGGCGTTCATTAGGAAACGGGGCTGGGGGAAAAGACCCGGGACAGGCGCCTATAAAAAACGGCCAATGCTTCTTGTGAGGAAGCATTGGCCGTACGTTTTGTCCTGTCTTTGCCGGGACTCTGCCGGCGACATCTTGATGGAAGGCACATGGGGACGCGCACGCTGGCAACAGGTAGACGTCCCCGTTTGGTATGTCATTGCGCCAAGCAGGGGATGCGGCTGTCACTCAGGGGGCTGGCGTGATGGAGTGGAGAAAGGGACAAGCCCTCTGCCCTGCCGGGCGTGCGGTCTCTTCTGTTTTTTCACCTCACGCAGGAGTGCCCGCCAGCAGCTGGTCCAGAAGGGTTCTTGCCGCTTCCTGCAGTGCCAGCAGATGTTCCCTGCCCTGAAAACTCTCCGCATAAATCTTGCAGATATCTTCCGTGCCCGACGGGCGAACGGCAAACCAGCCGTTGCGGCTCATGACCTTGACGCCGCCAAGGGGAGCGTTGTTTCCGGGAGCACGCGTAAGCACAGCCTGCACGGGATCGCCTGCCAGTTCTGTCAGGGGAATGGCGTCGGCAGTCACGGTGGTGAGGACAGTACGCATGCGCGCGCTGGCCGGCATATCCACGCGTTCATAAACAGGGGCGCCATGGCGTGCGGCCAGGTCTGCATAGATGGCTGACGGTGTTTTGCCCTCAACGGCCGTCATTTCTGCCGCCAGCAGACAGAGCAGCGGGCCGTCCTTGTCGGTACTCCATGGCCTGCCGTCTCTGGTCAGGAAGGAGGCACCGGCGCTTTCCTCACAGCCGATGCCGCACTGAGCGCTTGCCAGATAGGGCACAAACCACTTGAAGCCTACGGGCACTTCTACAACGGGGCGGTGCAGCTCCTCCCCTACCCTGTCCAGCATGGCACTGGTGACCAGCGTCTTGCCGATGCCGCAGGTGGCGGGCCATTCTGTGCGGCTGCGGAAAAGGTACCAGCTGGCCGCTGCCAGATAGTGATTGGGATTCATGAGGCCGTCAGCCGTCACGATACCGTGCCTGTCCGAATCCGGATCGCAGCCAAAGGCAAGGTCATAGTCCTGCCGCAGGTCCAGCAGACAGCGCATGGCATAGGGCGACGAGCAGTCCATCCGTATTTTGCCGTCCCTGTCACAGGGAATGAAGCGGAATGTAGGGTCAACCTCGGCATTGACCACCTGGAGATGCAGGCCGTAACGCCGGGCAATGGGTTCCCACAAGGGCAGACTGGCCCCGCCCAGCGGATCAACGCCAATGCGCAGCCCTGATGCGGCGATGCTGTCCATGTCAATGACCGTTCCCAGGTCTTCCACATAGCGCGTCGTAAAGTCATAGGGCTGCACCAGGGCGGAACGCCGGGCTTCCAGATAGGGCAGGCGCCGCACACCGGCATTGTGTTGTTGCAGATAGGCATTAGCCCGGCGCTCTATCCACGAGGTGATTTCGGTTTCGGCCGGCCCGCCATGCGGGGGATTGTACTTGATGCCCCCGTCAGCGGGCGGATTGTGCGAGGGGGTTATGATGATGCCGTCCGCCCTGCCCTCTGCCTTGCGGCCGGCATTCCAGCACAGGATGGCGTGGGAGATGACGGGCGTTGCCGTATAGCCGCCCTGGGAGGCTACCCGGACAGACACCGCATTGGCAGTGAGCACTTCCAGAGCAGACCGAAAGGCCGCCTCTGAGAGCGCATGGGTATCGCCGCCCAGGAAGAGCGGCCCGTCGATTCCGCGGGAAAGACGATAGTCGCAGATGGCCTGCACAATGGCATGCAGGTGGACTTCATTGAAGGTGGATTTCAGGGAGGAACCGCGGTGCCCAGACGTGCCGAAGCTGACGCGCTGTTCCGGCAGCACCGGCTGGGGCGACTGGGTATAGTAGGCGCTGACCAGCGCCGGCACATGAACCAGCATGTCGGGGGCAGGCAGCTTCCCTGCGTGCGGATGAACGGACATGGCATCCTCCTTCGGGGTATGCTGGGCCTATAGCACGGGCCTCCCACCGGAGGCAAGAGCATAAAAAAAGGGAGGACCTTGCGGTCCTCCCCCTAACGGATTGCGGTGTTACAGGCTACTTCGCTTCGCTTTCAATGGGCACGGCCCGGAACAGGCTTTCCCCACGGCGCTGAATCTGCAACATGATGGCGCCGCGCTTGACGCCCACATCCTTGACAATCTTGGAAAGGGCTTCGGGCGAGTTCACGGCCTTGCGGTCGGCACGCAGAATGATGTCGCCGGGGCGGATGTCCGCTTCCGCAGCGGCGCGGTCAGGGTCCACATCCACAACGAAAACCCCTTCCTTGTCGTTGATCTTCAGATTACGGCGTTCCTCGGCCGTGAGGGCACGGGCGCTGAAGCCCAGCAGGCCTTCATCGGACTTCTTGCCGTCCTCGGCCTTGGTGTTGCCGGCAAGCTGGCGCTCGCCCAGGGTCACCTTCATCTGCTCTTCCTTGCCATTGCGCCAGATGCCCAGGGCCACGGTATTGCCGGGCTTCTTGGCGGCAATGGCGCGCAGCAGGGCAGAAGAATCTTCCACGGGCTGGCCGTCCACGCTCACGATGACATCGCCACTTTCAATACCGGCCTTGGCCGCCGGTTCACCCGGCAGGGTGTTGGCCACCAGGGCGCCAGAGGCCTTTTCCATGCCCATGGCCTTGGCCATGGATTCGTCCACATCCTGGATGGTCACGCCGATCCAGCCGCGGCTGACCTTCTTGCCGCTCTTGATCTGTTCGATGATGGAGGCGGCCATATTGCTGGGAATGGCAAAGCCGATACCCTGCCCGCTGGCAATGATGGCCGTATTGATGCCGATGACATCGCCGTCCATGTTCAGCAGCGGCCCGCCGGAGTTGCCGGGGTTGATGGAACAGTCCGTCTGCAGGAAGTTGTCAAACGGGCCGGAGCGGATATTGCGCCCCTTGGCGGACAGGATGCCCGAGGTGACCGTATGGTCAAGACCAAAGGGATTGCCGATGGCCAGCAGCCATTCGCCCACCCGGAGCTTGTCGGAATCGCCAAACTTGAGGAAGGGCAGGCTCTTCTGGGTTTCCACCTTGAGCAGGGCCAGGTCCGTTTCCTCGTCGGCGCCAATGAGCTTGGCCTTCAGGGCCATGCTCTTGCCGTTGCTTTCATCCAGGGTCACATGGATGACATCGGCATCGGCCACCACATGGTTATTGGTGACAATGTAGCCATCCGCCGAGATGATGAAGCCCGATCCCAGGGACTTCTGCTTCTGGGGGGCGCGCTTGCCGCGGGGCATGCCGCCAAACTGGTCAAAGAAGCGTTCGAATCCCGGAGGCATGCCCCGGAACATCTCGCCAAAGAATTCTTCAGGCCCGCTGCTCTGCGTGGTACGCTCGGTACCGATATTGACCACGGCCGGGCCGCACTTGGCGGCAAGGTCGGAAAAGTCGGGCAGACTGGCGGCCTGCGCCACGCTCGCCCACATCAGGAGCATGGCAAGGGTCAGTGCCCAGTAACGCGTGATTCGCATGGGGAATCTCCTTAGGCTTTATTTTGCAGAGCCTTCTGCAAAGCCTGTGCCATAATGCCCAGTCCGCCACCCTGCGTACCGGAAGAGGTGCGCGCATGCTGCTTCCATTCGGTATCCTGCGACTTTTCGGCCAGTTCCACGCCCTCGGGGGCAAGGCTGATGCGGCGGGCGGCGGTGTCCAGATTTTGAACAACCAGCTTCACACTGTCGCCCTTGTCCAGACCGGAAAATTCGGCGTTCTTCTTGGCGTTCTTGATGACGCCGGCAGGCAGCAGCCCCGTGATACCGGGAGCCAGCGTGACAAAGATGCCGTACTTGCTCTGGCTTTCCACGGTGCCTTCCACCACGCTGCCCACGGGGAAGCGCTGGGCCGCATCCTGCCACGGATCACCCTCGGCATCACGCAGGCTCAGGGAGATGCGGCGGGTTTCCGCGTTGATGTCCTTGATCTTCACGTTGACGGTATCCCCGGCGGCCAGGATGTCCTCGGCCTTGTTCACGCGCTTGGTCCAGGACATTTCGGAAAGGTGAACAAGCCCTTCCACGCCGGGGAGCAGCTCCACAAAGGCGCCAAAGGGGGCCAGGCGCGTCACCTTGCCTTCCACCACGCTGCCCACGGTCAGGCGGTCGGCGGCGGTCAGCCACGGATCCCCTTCGGCCTGCTTGCGCGACAGGGAAATCTTGGTACGGCCCTTGTCGTCCGTGCTGACGGAAAGCAGCTTGGCCCGCACCATATCGCCAGGGGCCACGGCCTCGTCAGCCGCACCGATGCGGGACCAGGACAGCTCGGAAAGGTGAATCATGCCTTCCACCGCCGGGGCCAGCTCCACAAAGGCGCCAAAGGGGGCCAGGCGCGTCACGCGCCCTTCCACGGTATCCCCCACCTTGACGGTGGCCAGCAGCTTTTCCAGATTGTCCTGACGTTCGCGATCCAGCAGGGCGCGACGCGACACCACGATATTGCGACCGCGGTTTTCCACGCGCAGGACCACAAACTGCATGGTGCGTCCCACCATGGCATCGGCATCACCGGCGGCGGTATCCATCTGGCTGCCGGGGCAGAAGGCCGTTTTGCCAAGCACTTCCACCGTGTAGCCGCCCTTGCAGGTGGCCACAACACGACCGTCAACCGGCACACCGGACTGGCAGGCCTCTTCCAGAGCGGCCATGCCGCTGCCGCTCATGGAGCGGGAAAGGCGGATTTCATGCGCATTGACCCCCACAACCCACACCTCGATGCTGTCGCCGGGGGCAACCATTTCCTTGCCGTCGGCATCCAGAATGTCCTTGTGGTCCATGACGCCGTCCACCTTGATGCCCACATCCACGAAGACGGAGTCGCCCGTAATGGCGATGATCTTGCCCGTTACCTTCTGCCCGGCCTGAAGACGGGTGGCAGAAGCTTCCTGCGCGGCAAAAAGGGTGGCGAAATCTTCCTGGTTTTCTTCGGTGGCCTGTTGGGCCTGCATTTCCTCGGTCATGATAACTCCTTAAAGGATTGGTCTCAAACTCAAGGGGAGTATAATATCCTATTACGCGGCAGAAAACAATGGAATCAGCCCCCCTCTTCCCGCCGGAAGGGTAACGTGCAATTTTTATACGCTGCTCGATTTTTGGACAGGAGGAAGCCGACAGGACAGACCGGACGGCGTCCGCCGTGGCACACGCCGCATGGTGAAGACAGGCTTCCCGGCAGCCCCGCTGCCCGGGGACAGCCCCTGACGGTACGGGGCGTGAAGGACAGGTTGCCATCCTGCGGAAGGTGCAGAGGCATCCCCGAACGGGAGAATACGCGCTGGCTGCCGCGCCAGCTTGCGGCCCGTGAAAAGCCGCCATATGCCCTAGTGCAGGCGTTGCAGCAATCTGTTGGACAGGCGGCGCACAATGGGCGAACGCGGGCTGCGCGTGAGCGGCGACGGCAGCATGACGGCCAGCTG
This DNA window, taken from uncultured Desulfovibrio sp., encodes the following:
- a CDS encoding rhomboid family intramembrane serine protease, with protein sequence MGWWPCPSLLPDPALWTELGDLSSVRLAVQQQYYRCLTALTLHQDSPHLWGNVLFSLVFLPVLARAAGWGRALLLTVLGGMAGNALTYALRTGPFSSLGFSTAVFATLGGISGQACLYHQKSALLPLAAGLAIMALIGTGEENVDYLAHCCGFGSGFLLGLGNAWYTMRDRNPFPPQAACALLALLLLLAGWWMAFA
- the pgm gene encoding phosphoglucomutase (alpha-D-glucose-1,6-bisphosphate-dependent), which translates into the protein MSVHPHAGKLPAPDMLVHVPALVSAYYTQSPQPVLPEQRVSFGTSGHRGSSLKSTFNEVHLHAIVQAICDYRLSRGIDGPLFLGGDTHALSEAAFRSALEVLTANAVSVRVASQGGYTATPVISHAILCWNAGRKAEGRADGIIITPSHNPPADGGIKYNPPHGGPAETEITSWIERRANAYLQQHNAGVRRLPYLEARRSALVQPYDFTTRYVEDLGTVIDMDSIAASGLRIGVDPLGGASLPLWEPIARRYGLHLQVVNAEVDPTFRFIPCDRDGKIRMDCSSPYAMRCLLDLRQDYDLAFGCDPDSDRHGIVTADGLMNPNHYLAAASWYLFRSRTEWPATCGIGKTLVTSAMLDRVGEELHRPVVEVPVGFKWFVPYLASAQCGIGCEESAGASFLTRDGRPWSTDKDGPLLCLLAAEMTAVEGKTPSAIYADLAARHGAPVYERVDMPASARMRTVLTTVTADAIPLTELAGDPVQAVLTRAPGNNAPLGGVKVMSRNGWFAVRPSGTEDICKIYAESFQGREHLLALQEAARTLLDQLLAGTPA
- a CDS encoding pseudouridine synthase, producing MAQRRREQQVLRQQLRDEGNAQAPAASSAIPAPEVRQETAVAGNSRNWRAGGREEVAAWQRFPSSGHAPNTTAPATDQRLNKALAEAGYCSRRRADILVFTGHVTVNGEREVQPSRRVGPEDHIAVDGQPIRRGQAKCYLLLHKPVQVVCTVSDPQGRPTVLDCLPPEYRDVRLFPVGRLDYFSEGLLLLTNDGALSQRLMHPRYHLPKVYDVLVRDVVREKALQAMRDGMTLAEGEHLQPVDVTARATATGKTRLRMVLRQGVNRQIRRMCRDLGLTILRLRRVSLGPLQLGDLPAGQCRALTANEVDALRRAAGLA
- a CDS encoding DegQ family serine endoprotease; translated protein: MRITRYWALTLAMLLMWASVAQAASLPDFSDLAAKCGPAVVNIGTERTTQSSGPEEFFGEMFRGMPPGFERFFDQFGGMPRGKRAPQKQKSLGSGFIISADGYIVTNNHVVADADVIHVTLDESNGKSMALKAKLIGADEETDLALLKVETQKSLPFLKFGDSDKLRVGEWLLAIGNPFGLDHTVTSGILSAKGRNIRSGPFDNFLQTDCSINPGNSGGPLLNMDGDVIGINTAIIASGQGIGFAIPSNMAASIIEQIKSGKKVSRGWIGVTIQDVDESMAKAMGMEKASGALVANTLPGEPAAKAGIESGDVIVSVDGQPVEDSSALLRAIAAKKPGNTVALGIWRNGKEEQMKVTLGERQLAGNTKAEDGKKSDEGLLGFSARALTAEERRNLKINDKEGVFVVDVDPDRAAAEADIRPGDIILRADRKAVNSPEALSKIVKDVGVKRGAIMLQIQRRGESLFRAVPIESEAK
- a CDS encoding manganese-dependent inorganic pyrophosphatase, with amino-acid sequence MSALVLGHMHPDTDSIISAIAAADLYSKRGLDVTSVAQGAPAPETAFVLERFGLTAPEVVENVAGRELYLVDFSDLAQSPAGMADATVMGIVDHHKLGDITTSLPLEAWIWPVGCTNTVLTNMYDFYGVEIPRPIAGGMLCAILSDTVMFKSPTCTDADKKAVEKLARIAGVDDVMALGMEMFRVKSAVDGASMKDLVFRDFKDFEMNGKKVGIGQLEVVDLSLLDGVKDGLKKEIARVKAEGRHSVFLLLTDIMKEGSELLLASDDPSVVEKAFGVPVSGDSVWLDGVMSRKKQVVPNFEKAFK
- a CDS encoding 30S ribosomal protein S1, translating into MTEEMQAQQATEENQEDFATLFAAQEASATRLQAGQKVTGKIIAITGDSVFVDVGIKVDGVMDHKDILDADGKEMVAPGDSIEVWVVGVNAHEIRLSRSMSGSGMAALEEACQSGVPVDGRVVATCKGGYTVEVLGKTAFCPGSQMDTAAGDADAMVGRTMQFVVLRVENRGRNIVVSRRALLDRERQDNLEKLLATVKVGDTVEGRVTRLAPFGAFVELAPAVEGMIHLSELSWSRIGAADEAVAPGDMVRAKLLSVSTDDKGRTKISLSRKQAEGDPWLTAADRLTVGSVVEGKVTRLAPFGAFVELLPGVEGLVHLSEMSWTKRVNKAEDILAAGDTVNVKIKDINAETRRISLSLRDAEGDPWQDAAQRFPVGSVVEGTVESQSKYGIFVTLAPGITGLLPAGVIKNAKKNAEFSGLDKGDSVKLVVQNLDTAARRISLAPEGVELAEKSQDTEWKQHARTSSGTQGGGLGIMAQALQKALQNKA
- the rpmB gene encoding 50S ribosomal protein L28 — protein: MSKVCAFCGKTPQGGNYVSHSNIKTKRRFNPNLQRVRHQFADGTVCTLNVCTRCIRSGVVNKPAAAKKA